Below is a genomic region from Actinomadura sp. NAK00032.
GCGCAGGGCGTCGTGCACCGCGACGTCAAACCGGCCAACGTGCTCCTGGAGGGGGAGCGAGTCGTCCTGACCGACTTCGGCATCGCCGCGGTGGAGGGCGACGCCACGCTCACCCGTTCGGGCGCGGTGCTGGGGACGCCCGCCTACATGTCCCCCGAGCAGGTGCGCGGCGAGACCACCACTCCCGCCTCCGACCTGTGGTCGTTGGGCGCGACGCTGTACGCGGCGGTGGAGGGCCGTCCGCCGTTCACCGCCCCCACCCACGGGGCCCTGTTCATCGCCATCGCCACCCGGGAGCCGCCCCCGCCCGCGTGCGGCGGGCCGCTCGCGCTCCTCCTGACCGGCCTGCTCCGCAAAGACCCCGCCGCCCGGCCGTCTCCGGCGCACGCCCGCGAGTTGCTCGCCGCCGCGGCCGACGGCGGCGAACCGCCTCCCGCTCCGGCCCGCCCGTCCGCTCCGGGGCCCGCGCGCGACCGCGCCCGCCCGGTCGCCGTCCGGGGCGCTCTCGCCTGCGCCTGGACGGCGGTCGCCGGCACCCTCCTGCTGCCGTTCGAGATCGGTGACGGGATGGGAGGGAAGGTCGTGCTGGAGGAGGGCCCGTACTGGCTGATGGGGCTGCTGGTGGTCCTGATCGCCCTCTCGGCGTGGCTGTGGACCCTTCCGCACCGGCCCGTGCCCGCCCTGGCCTGCGTGGTCGTCGTCGACCTCGCGGCCCTGCTCGCGGCGCCGGTGGGGCGGCTCCCCATCGCGTCGCAGTACGTGCTGTTCTCCGGGACCGCCGAGGTCGGGTACGGCACGGCCTTCGCCTGGCTGGCGGGAGCGGCGGCGCTCATGCTCGCCTTCACGGCGGTGAACGGGCCGCCGGCCGCCGGAACGCCGTCTCGCAGGCCGCTCGGGGCGCTGCTCGGACCGGTCGTCGTCCTTGAAGGCCTGGCCGCGGTGCTGTGGCCGGTGCTCGCCTTCGGGGCCATGGGCAAGTCGATCAACCTGGCCCCGCTCACCGTCGACTTCGTCGACACGTGGATGCTCGTGGCCGCGCTCGCCCTCATGGGACTGGCCTGGACCACCGCCCACATCGTCCTTCACGCCAGACGGGTCTGAACTGGAAGAGACCGCCGGCGGTCCTCAGCGGGGGCAGGGCTTCAGGCCCGGGGCCGGGACGCCGCCGTTCAGGCGGCCGCAGATGGGGGCGGCGACCGGGGTGCCGTCCCGCAGCGTGACCTTGATCATGGTGAGGCCGCGGTCGCCGGGGCCGTTCACCTCGTGCCGGTCGCCGCGGAAGTCGATGTCGCCGGTCGCGGCGTTGCGGACGTACAGGTGGCGCAGCTCCAGCAGGACGGCGCCGGACGTCACCGAGCGGCTGCCCGCCACCGGCGCGGATCCGGCGGCGGTGAGGCCGAGGCCCGCGAAGGCGTTCTGCGCAGCCTGGCCGAGGGCCACGACGGCGTCGTAGGTCAGGGCCATCTGCCCGTCCACCAGCAGCGGTTCGTCGGGGCGGACGCGGGGGCCGCCGATGCCGAGCAGGTTGCGGGCGAGCAGGAAGAACCCGTTGGTCTGGTCGGCGTCCCCGGCGATCAGGAACGGCAGGTGGACGAAGGCGGTGTGGTAGACGACGGTGTTCGCCGGTATCGGGACCTCGTGCGGGCCGGTGCCGAACCGGGTCTTGGTCACGTCGTCGCCGGCCATCAGGACGAGGTGGCGCCGGGTGCAGCCGCCCTGGACGAGCCCGTTCATCAGGCCGGGGAGGTCCTCGGAGCGTCCGGCGAAGTAGACGAACGGGGCGGCGGCGCTCTCGCAGTTCCGCTTCACCTTGTCGGCGATGTCGTCGGTGTCGGTATAGACGACGCGGTCGACGGTGCGGGGCGCGAGCGCGCGGGCGACGTCGTCGGCGATCTCGCGGCTGTAGGCGTCCCTGGACGGGCCGGGCGCGCGGTGGACGAGCATCAGCCGGGAGATCGGCCTGCCGCGCAGCTCGGCGCGGACGGCGGCGCGGGTCGCGGCGGCCTCGTCGAAGTCGGTCGAGGCGAGCCCGTAGTAGTGCGGCAGCGCCGGGAGGCGGTCGGAGGAGTTGACGGTGTTGACGACGGGCAGCCCGGCGGCGATCAGCCGTTCGATGGCCGCGCGGGAGTGGTCGGTGTTGCGCCCGAACCCGGCGACGCCGACGAGGGTGGGGTCGCGGTGGGCGATGTCGAGGATGCGGTCGGCGGTCTCGGCGGAGAACAGCATGTTCTGCCCGGTGTTGGCGGGCAGCAGCCGCACCTTGAGGGGGTTGCCGACCTCGCCGGGCTGGCCGGAGCGGTTGTTGCGCATCTGGGCGAGGTGTGCGCCGGCGAGTTCGCGGATGCTGCTCACGGTCAGGTCGCTCTGCCCGGGGCTGGCGGTGAAGATGCCGGCGTAGACGATGGTGACGTAGGGCTTGCGGGAGTCGAGGACGGCCTGGTTCTCGTCCTCGACGCGCCGCTGGAGGTCGGCGAGGGTGAGCCGGGAGCCGGTGTTGCGGGGGGACGGGCGGCGCCGCTCCCCGTCCAGCCCGATGCTGTCGCGGCCGCGCTCGAACCGGACGCCGTGCGTGGAGACGCCGACGCATTCGCGGCTGCCGTCGCCGTTGGTCTGGATGCGGGTGTCGCCGTTCCAGTCGACGGGGAACCCGACGCTGCAGTAGGTGGAGCGCAGGCTGGTCTGCGCGTAGACCAGGACGAGCGCGAGCGCCAGCACGGCGGCGGCGAGGCTGCGCCACGACCACAGCCACGTCCAGCGGGGGCGGCGCCGCACGGTGAACTCGTCGGGGCGCTCGGCGGCGGGGTCGCCGGTGACCGGGATCCGCAGCAGGTAGGGCAGCGGCACCGACTCGCTCGGGCCCTGCGCGGTGCCGAGCGAGGAGCGCCACCGCTCGTACCGCTCGCGGGGGTCGCCGCCGGGGGCGGGGCCGCCGAGTTCGTCGCGGGTGGCGGCGTCGACGGAGGCGATGACGATCAGCGGGTGGAACTCGCTGCGCCGCGCCCGGATGTCGCTGATCGCCGACAGCACGGCGAGCCCGCCGTTGTGCCGCCGGGCCCCGGCCAGGAACACCACGGGCGGGGACGGGCGCTTGAAGCCGCGCAGGTCGGGCGCGGACCGCCGGTGCTGGTCGCGCAGGTCCTCCAGCAGCGCGAACGTCTTGATCTGGAGCAGGAACCGGGCCGCGTCGGGCTTGGTGAGCCGCTCGCACACCCGGTGCAGGCGGCCCTCGAAGCCGAGGTCGTCGCCGCCGTCCTCGCCGTCGCCGAGGACGGCGAAGAACGACGTCCGGGCGAACCAGCGGTACCGGCCGCCGAACCCGAACGCGGACAGGACGGGCAGCCAGATCCGCCGGGTCGAGATCCCCGCGATGACCAGCAGGACGGCGGCGAGGCAGGCCGCCGCGGTGAGCAGGATGAGGCTCGGCGTCTGCTCGGCGATGCCGCCGGCCAGCACGGCGATCATGGCGACGAGGGAGCCGCCGACGGTCGTCCACCAGCCGGGGGCGCGCAGCGGCCCGTTCTGCCAGCGGAACAGCCGGGCGTGCTCGTTCCAGCGGTCGACGGCGGCGACGGGGGAGCGCCGGTACGGGGGCGGGGCGGCGGACCCGTCCGGGCCGGGTTCGGCGGCGGCGGCCTGGATCGTCCGGACGAGGTCGGAGCGGGGGAAGCGCAGCCGGCCGAACGGCGACCGGGTGTGGGTCCAGGTCAGCGGCTGGGAGACCGCGTCGACCAACGCGATCGCCGCGGCCTCCGCGCCGCCGCCCGGGAGTTCGGGGGAGATCGCGGGCAGGCCGGTCTCGGCGGCGAACCGCTTCAGCTCGTCGAGGTGCCGGCCGGGCGCGTCCGGGTCGCCGGCCGGCTCCAGGACGATGACCGGGTACGGGCGCGAGTCCAGCCGCCAGGGCAGCCGCCCGGACATCCAGTCGAACAGCGCGAACAGGCCGCGTCCGGACTCGGTGGGTCGGGGGTTGCCCACGGCTCGCCTTCCCAGGGATCTTGTGTCGGTGGGAAGCGTAGGGCCGTGACCAGCGTGACGCCATGGCGTGATGACCGAATCACCCCATGACGTCACGTCCGGTTTCGGTCGATCGGTCCTCGTCCGTGATGCGTCAGTCCTCGCCCGTGATGCGGTTGAGGCGCTCCACGGCGTCCGCGAAGTCCTGGACCATGTCGTAGACGACCTGGCGGGCGGGCCTGACGGTGTTCATCAGGCCGACGCACTGGCCGACGAAGTAGTTGGCGAGCGCGCGGGCGCCGGGGTTTCCGGACTCGGCCACCTTGGTGATCTGCCGCATCGCGCCCTCGGCGATGATCATCTGCAGCGGCATGCCGAGCGGGCCGGGGCTCGCGGGGCCCTCCCACTCCTCGGTCCAGGCGGAGCGCAGCTGCCGGGCGGGCTTGCCGGTGCGCGACCGCGACCGGATCGTGTCGCGGGACGTGGCGGCGAGCATCTTCTCCTTGACGGCCGGGGACGTCTCCGCCTCCTCCGTGGTGAGCCACACCGAGCCGCACCAGACGCCGGACGCGCCGAGGGCCAGGGCGGCGGCCATCTGCCGGCCCGTGGCGATGCCGCCCGCCGCGAGGACAGGCACCGGCGCGACCGTGTCGACGACCTCGGGGACGAGCACCATCGTGGAGATCTCGCCGGTGTGCCCGCCGGCCTCGCCGCCCTGCGCGATGATCAGGTCGGCGCCCGCGGCGACCTGGCGGCGGGCGTGCTCGGATGTCCCGACCAGCGCGGCGACGGGGACGCCCGCCTCCCGCGCCTTGTCGACCATGAGCGGGGGAGGGGTGCCGAGGGCGCTGGCGATGAGCCCGATGGGGTGCGCGAGCGACACGTCGATCAGCTCGGTGGCGCCCTTCGCGGTGACCTGCGCGCCGCCGCGCGTGTTGGAGCGCCTGGCCTTGTCGAAGTCGGGCAGCGGCACGTCGTACTTCTGGAACAGGCCGGTGAGGAACGTCCAGTGCTCGTCCGGGACCGCGGCGAGCAGGGCGTCGAGGCCGCCGCCGCCCTCCGCCGCCTTGTCGATCTTGCCGGGGACCAGCACGTCCACGCCGTAGGGGCGGCCGTGCACGTGGTCGTCGATCCAGCGCAGCTCCTCCTCCAGCCGGTCGGGGGTGTAGGCGACGGCCCCGAGGACGCCGAAGCCGCCGGCGTTGGTGACGGCGGCGACGACGTCGCGGCAGTGGCTGAAGGCGAACAGCGGGAACTCGATGCCGAATCGCGTGCAGACCTCGGTGTTCATGGCCCCGACGCTAACGGACCGAATGTCATTCGGTCCAGGGCCGGAACAGGATGTAGGACTCGCCCTCGTCCGGGTGCTCGAACGCGACGCCGAGGGGCAGCCCCTCGCGCAGGTCCGCCCGCGCCGCGCCGTCCAGCCGGGCGTGCAGCCACGGGCCCTCGGCCAGCTCGACCAGCGCCAGGAAGGCGGGCGGGTCCTTGGGCAGGACGGTCCAGGTCACCAGGGTCGCGGCGCCGCTCGCCTGCGCCCAGCCGAGGTCCTCCTCGCCGCACTCGGGGCAGCCGGCGGCGTCCGGCGCGAACCACCGGTCGCACGCCTCGCAGCGTTTGATCACGAGCCGGTCGGACGCGGTGCCGTCGAAGAACGGGTCGGTGCGCCCGTCCCGCCGCAGAACGCCGATCTCCATCGGCTAGGCCCCCTTCCGGTGCGGGCTGACGATCAGCGTGGAGTGGTGGTCGAGGATGCCGCCGTTCCCGCTGACGAGGATCACGTCGCTGGACGGGGCCTGCCGCTCCCCGCCGTCCCCGCGCGCCTGGATCACGGCCTCCGACAGCGGCGTCATGCCCCACATGTAGTACGCCGACAGCTGCCCGCCGCCGGTGTTGGTCGGCAGCGACCCGCCCGGCCCGAGCGCGCCGGACGCGGCGAACGCGCCGCCCTCGCCCTTGGCGCAGAACCCGTAGTCCTCCAGGGACACGAGGACCGTGTAGGTGTAGCAGTCGTACAGTTCGCACACGTCCACGTCGGACGGGGTGATCCCGGCCATCTTCATCGCGGTCGCCCCGGAGGAGGCCGCGCCGGTCGTCAGGCCGAACTCGCTGCCGCGCTCCTTGCGGTGCCCGGGGTGCCCCTGCCCCCACCCCCACAGGTGCACGGGCGGCCGGGCCAGGTCGCGGGCCCGGTCGTCGCTCGTCACGATGACCGCGATGGCGCCGTTGGAGACCAGGCAGCAGTCCAGCAGGTGCAGCGGCTCCGACACCCACCGCGAGTTCTGGTGGTCCGCCAGCGTGATCGGGTCGCGCATCTGGGCGAGCGGGTTGCGGGACGCCCACTCCCGCGTCGCCACGGCGATCGCGCCGAGCTGCTCGCTGGTCGTCCCGTAGCGGGCCATGTGGCGCTGCGCGGCGAGCGCGTAGTAGGAGTTGACGCTGCGCAGCCCGAGCGCCGCCGTCATCCCGCCGAACCCGTACCACTCGCGGGCGTCGCGGTTGTAGGCCGAGCCGGCCGACTGCTTCGGCTTGAGCGGCGCGTCCGCGAACACGCACGCCACGGT
It encodes:
- a CDS encoding serine/threonine-protein kinase: MSWDREGVLAGRYRNLGRIGQGGMGAVWRAHDADLDREVAIKELRVPEQVTEQERAVWYARMEREARAAARLRHPAIVTVYDRVMGEDGRPWIVMELIQGRSLERLLAERGRLSARQVAGIGLAMLDALSAAHAQGVVHRDVKPANVLLEGERVVLTDFGIAAVEGDATLTRSGAVLGTPAYMSPEQVRGETTTPASDLWSLGATLYAAVEGRPPFTAPTHGALFIAIATREPPPPACGGPLALLLTGLLRKDPAARPSPAHARELLAAAADGGEPPPAPARPSAPGPARDRARPVAVRGALACAWTAVAGTLLLPFEIGDGMGGKVVLEEGPYWLMGLLVVLIALSAWLWTLPHRPVPALACVVVVDLAALLAAPVGRLPIASQYVLFSGTAEVGYGTAFAWLAGAAALMLAFTAVNGPPAAGTPSRRPLGALLGPVVVLEGLAAVLWPVLAFGAMGKSINLAPLTVDFVDTWMLVAALALMGLAWTTAHIVLHARRV
- a CDS encoding nitronate monooxygenase family protein, with the translated sequence MNTEVCTRFGIEFPLFAFSHCRDVVAAVTNAGGFGVLGAVAYTPDRLEEELRWIDDHVHGRPYGVDVLVPGKIDKAAEGGGGLDALLAAVPDEHWTFLTGLFQKYDVPLPDFDKARRSNTRGGAQVTAKGATELIDVSLAHPIGLIASALGTPPPLMVDKAREAGVPVAALVGTSEHARRQVAAGADLIIAQGGEAGGHTGEISTMVLVPEVVDTVAPVPVLAAGGIATGRQMAAALALGASGVWCGSVWLTTEEAETSPAVKEKMLAATSRDTIRSRSRTGKPARQLRSAWTEEWEGPASPGPLGMPLQMIIAEGAMRQITKVAESGNPGARALANYFVGQCVGLMNTVRPARQVVYDMVQDFADAVERLNRITGED
- a CDS encoding Zn-ribbon domain-containing OB-fold protein, producing the protein MEIGVLRRDGRTDPFFDGTASDRLVIKRCEACDRWFAPDAAGCPECGEEDLGWAQASGAATLVTWTVLPKDPPAFLALVELAEGPWLHARLDGAARADLREGLPLGVAFEHPDEGESYILFRPWTE
- a CDS encoding thiolase family protein, yielding MGTSRGTSIAGLGMTELGRVYGRSPRRLAADAVRLAAADAGLALGDLDGLLVSHGMGGSPGIELAGTLGLRDLRLLSQVNAFGATAGAMVSYAASAVLSGTATTVACVFADAPLKPKQSAGSAYNRDAREWYGFGGMTAALGLRSVNSYYALAAQRHMARYGTTSEQLGAIAVATREWASRNPLAQMRDPITLADHQNSRWVSEPLHLLDCCLVSNGAIAVIVTSDDRARDLARPPVHLWGWGQGHPGHRKERGSEFGLTTGAASSGATAMKMAGITPSDVDVCELYDCYTYTVLVSLEDYGFCAKGEGGAFAASGALGPGGSLPTNTGGGQLSAYYMWGMTPLSEAVIQARGDGGERQAPSSDVILVSGNGGILDHHSTLIVSPHRKGA